TCGTCAGCGCGGGCTGAACGCCGTTCCCGCGAAGTTCGAAATCGTCGGGCGAGCTCGGCGCATCGCTGGTGATCGTCAACGTCTGGGTCGCTACACCGGTCGTGTCCGGACCGAAGGAATACTCGATCGTGCAGCTCGAATTCGCGGTGACCGTGAACGGCGTGGCGTTCGGGCAGGTTCCGCCGAAGCGGGTGAACGGCGCTGTGGCGGCGGTGATGTCGCTGACCTGAATGTCGAACACGCTGGTGTTCTCGACCAGGACAGTCTGGCTTCCGCTGCTGGTGCTGACGTTGACGTCACCGAAGTCCAGCGGGTTCGGCGTGACGGTCAGGCCGGCCTGGGTGACGCGCAGGTTGCGGATTTCATGGATGTTGTTCAGCCCGCCGATGGAACCCGCGAAGCCGAGCTTGAAGGTCGGAGGGATCGGCGCCTGGGTGCTGAAGTTCGCGCTGGTGATGTCCAGGGCGTTGACGATGGTCTGGAAGCCGGATCCGCTGTCGATCTCCAGCGTCAGGGTGACCGCCGGTGCAGGAGTGATGGTCAGGCGGACCGGCCGAGCGCCAACACGGCTTCCGGTCGGAACCGAGAACGGCGTGTAGGAAAGCAGGTTGAAGCCGTTGGGGTCGTTGGTGTCGCCGGAGCCCCGGATGCTCACCCCGACACCGCCGTTGCAGGGAATTTCGTTGCAGGAGCCGGCACCGGGCCCTGCGAAGTTGCCGAACTCGTCCAGCGCCAGGCCGATGTAGCCGTTGGTCACGCCCGGGCTCGAGCCGTCCGAAGTCCCGGCATAGCCCAGGGCGCCGCCGCCGGTGCCCAGGGCCGGGTTCGTGGTGGCACCGTCGATCAGGAAGAAGGTGAGGCCGTCGGCTCCATTGCCGCCGTAGGTCGCATAGTCGAAGGTCACCTGGATACCGTTGGTGCTGGCGAAGGCGGTGTCGTAGATCGCGCCTCCGACGCCGGTTCCGCTCGGGGAGGACAGCCCGGTCAGTCGAAGCCAGCCGCTGCCCGGTGCGTCGACCGTGTTCGCGGTCAGGACGGCATCGCTGAGGATCAGGAAGCCGGGTGCGGTGGTTTCGGAAAAGGATTCTTCGACGAGGACCTGCTGGGCGAACGCGAGCGAAGAAGCCGCGGCCAGCCAGAGGCCGAGAACGAAACGGAGTTTCACGATTGGATCCCCTCTTTTGGTTGTGGTTCGCGAAAGTCGAACGGGTGGGGAATATACGCGAGGCGATCGGCCTGTGCTGAGGTTCATGCGTGGTCGGCGAAGAAAAAGTTCTCGCACCGGTGCTGGAGTTCCCGTTCCAGGGGCGATACCGTCGAGAAGAGGAGGAACGCGCCGGCTGATCGATGCGTCCGAGCGTGCCCGCCCGGGCCGTCGCTGGTGGCCCTGCGGCGGCGGCATGGGGCGAGGTGCAGGCGATGGTTTCGAACACGCGTCGGCTCCTCGACCTGCCGTCGGCGCGCACCGAATCGATGCGACGATCGGAGCGTCCCGAGCGTCTTCCAGAGACAGCCCGTGCGGGCGCGCAGCGCCACGGGCCCGGGAATCGAGCTGCAGCGGACCGGGCGCGGGATCGCAGACCCGCTTGCCGCCGCACGGCGCGCCGTGGCATGGAGGTCGTTGGAATGAGCACCGAACGCATGCAACGCCAGACACTTCGCATGACCCTGCTTCGCCACGCGATGGTGATCTCGATGCTCTTCCTTGCGGAACCATCGGTCGCCGCCAGCCGGTCACCGGAGTCGGCGCCCGGAACCGTCGATCGGGCGGCGGTTCGGACCCAGGACCGGACCGCGCGAATCGACACGGCGCTGGCGCCGTTCGTGGCGTCGGGGGATTTCATGGGCGTGGTGGCCTACCGATACGACGGACAGGCGCCGGTCATTCGTTCCTATGGACTGGCCCAGGTCGAACTCGGAGTCCGTCATCGGCCCGACGGCATCTTCGGGATCGGGTCGATCAGCAAGCAGGTCACGGCTGTCGCCGTGCTGCTGCTCGAACAGGACGGCGCACTGGCCGTCGACGATCCGGTTGCACGATACCTGCCCGAATTCAAGCCCGACGACGACATCCGTATCGAACAGTTGCTGGTGCATACGGCGGGCGTGGCCGACATCTACGACCTGGAGTCCTTCGGTCGATCCGGCGGCGCGGTGGGTCGCTTCGCGGAGGTCATCGACGAGCTGGCGGCACGGCCCCTGACGCACGCGCCGGGAACGACGTATGCCTACTCCAACGGCGGCTACGCGGTGCTGGCCGCCGTCATCGAACGCGTATCCGGAATGACCTACGCCGAGTTCACCGAACGCCGGATCGCGAAGCCGCTCGGGCTGAGGACGCTTCGGCAGATCGGCCCGGACGCGCGAACGGGACGGGTCAGCGGCTACGACCCGCACGGCATCGACGGCCTGCAGCCGGCCCGGCGACCGGCGACCGCCTTCCTGGTCGGCTCGGGTTCGCTGGAGACCGATGCCGAGGACCTGCTGGCGTGGACAAGCGCCATCCATTCCGGGCGTCTGCTCTCCGCGTCGGCCTACGGGCGGTTCACGCGTGATCACGGCCACGCTTACGGCTACGGCATCAGTGTGTTTCGCCGCTTCGATCGACCGGCGATCGGGCACGACGGCCGGGTCGCCGGTTTCTCGAGCGATGCGGTGCGCTATCCGGACGACGGCTTGAGCGTGGTCGTCCTCGGCAACGTGCAGTCCGTCGCCCGCGACGACATCCGGCGGATCGTCGCTGCCGCGGCGCTGGACGTCGAGATCGACGCAGGTGTGCCGCCCGCCGACCTTCGACCCGTTCCGGCGTCGATCGAGCTCGAAGCGTTGGAAGGCGCCTTCGGCTTCGGGCCGAACCTGACCGTGTACATCGATGTGCGCGACCGGGAGGTTTTCGCGCGGGCCAATCGCGGCGCGGAAACCCAGCTCGTCTATCGCGGCGACGGTCGGTGGTTCTCACGCGTGCTCTATGCGACCGTTCGCTTCGGCCGCGACGCCGACGGCCGGGTCGATCGTCTGATCTGGGGTGAAGCGGAGGACGCCCCGGCGGGGCTTCGCCTGGCCGAGGGTCCGTGATCGAGAAGTCGCGGCGGGGTGGTGGCACGGATTCGTCCGGCCGGGTTCGATCGATGTGACGTCTGGCCCGTGCGCTTGCCGGGCGAATCGACGAAGATCGCTTCTGGTTCCGGAGCAGGACGAATCATGGACTCGAAGCTCTCGCTCATGCGCCGCACGATCATCCGCGTGGTGTTCGTCCTGACGGTGCTCGCACTCGGGCCGTCGGTCTGGGGCGACCTGTTCGCATTGGTTCCGGACCGGGACCCGATCGAAGGGGTCGCCATGGCGTTCTGGGGCGTGCTGACGCTGCTGGCGGCCATCGGCATCGTGTACCCGGAACGAATGGCCTGGGTCCTGGCGGTGCAGTTGAGTTACAAGCTGGTCTGGTTGCTGTTCGTCGGATGGCCCCTGTGGCAGTCCGGCGCCCTGTCCGGTGCCGCGCAGGAGCTCGCTGTCGCCAATCTCGTGGGCGTCGCGGTCGATGCGATCGCGATCCCCTGGGCGAACTGGTTTCGCTCGCTGCCGAAGCGTCCATCGTGGTGATCCGGACGATGTCCATCGCAGCCCGGGCCGATGGCTGAAACGCGGTCGATGTCTTCATCGCACTTGCCCAGGCTCTCGCGGTTCCCCCATGCGGTTGCCTGTTCGCCGACGCACGGTGATGCGATTGCCGCAGTGCCTGGCGCGCGATGACCGAAGCGAGCGACCTCGAGCTCCTTGTCGATCTGCACCTCGAGCGGTCGCGCCAGGGGCCGGGCAGCCGCGCTGCGACCCGACGCGCCATCGAGCTCGCGGGCCTTCGAGACCGGACCGGCCTGGAGATCGCCGATCTGGGCTGCGGTACGGGGGCCTCGACGCTCGAACTGGCCGCGCTACGGGACGCCCGCGTCACGGCCGTCGACCTGGCCGGCGAATTTCTCGTTCGATTGCAGCGGCGCGCGCAGGACGCCGGAACCTCCGACCGCGTGGCGACGGTCCGGGCCTCGATCGACGCGCTTCCCCTCGTCGACGCACGCTTCGACGCGGTCTGGTCCGAAGGGGCGATCTACACGATCGGATTCGCGGACGGGCTCCG
Above is a genomic segment from Halomonas denitrificans containing:
- a CDS encoding beta-lactamase family protein, coding for MSTERMQRQTLRMTLLRHAMVISMLFLAEPSVAASRSPESAPGTVDRAAVRTQDRTARIDTALAPFVASGDFMGVVAYRYDGQAPVIRSYGLAQVELGVRHRPDGIFGIGSISKQVTAVAVLLLEQDGALAVDDPVARYLPEFKPDDDIRIEQLLVHTAGVADIYDLESFGRSGGAVGRFAEVIDELAARPLTHAPGTTYAYSNGGYAVLAAVIERVSGMTYAEFTERRIAKPLGLRTLRQIGPDARTGRVSGYDPHGIDGLQPARRPATAFLVGSGSLETDAEDLLAWTSAIHSGRLLSASAYGRFTRDHGHAYGYGISVFRRFDRPAIGHDGRVAGFSSDAVRYPDDGLSVVVLGNVQSVARDDIRRIVAAAALDVEIDAGVPPADLRPVPASIELEALEGAFGFGPNLTVYIDVRDREVFARANRGAETQLVYRGDGRWFSRVLYATVRFGRDADGRVDRLIWGEAEDAPAGLRLAEGP